The Pyrodictium delaneyi genome contains a region encoding:
- a CDS encoding Clp1/GlmU family protein, giving the protein MKVQLVLEPGHIVRVEGPLRARVIYGQVLVLGAVFNAGDEFEVPQYRSYAVKALVESRIDFEVGHGGIIERPRLGEEVIDTWVYSIDEALRKDCRTFIVIGPVDAGKSSVTALIANRALLRGLRVGVVDADVGQADVGPPACVSAAEARRFVLWLRELRAEYMRFVGSITPQRVERRIVASVVELAAKLRSAGVDVIVVDTDGWIQGLNSLEYKAEMARYLAADTVYVVGDEKLYKMAKNMFAGQRCGVFYLPSPRVKHERDREERRNLRSQAYRRYLEPLYERIVELDKVSIYGSCFFSGEILPENHAKMLQELFRVPVIAASETYDTVYVVTVGQPEPAGIEKAASVYQKQVYILDKNLAVNALVSLIGPDGEEKALAILRDIDPRRMVAKLATPYTGEVKGLVLGGIRLSEDYEEAGRPLRCVI; this is encoded by the coding sequence ATGAAGGTACAGCTCGTACTAGAACCTGGTCACATTGTACGTGTTGAAGGGCCTCTAAGGGCCCGTGTAATCTATGGTCAAGTTCTGGTTCTCGGTGCAGTATTCAATGCTGGAGATGAGTTCGAGGTCCCTCAGTATCGCAGTTACGCTGTAAAAGCCTTGGTAGAGTCACGGATAGACTTCGAGGTAGGTCATGGAGGTATTATAGAGAGGCCACGGCTTGGTGAAGAAGTGATAGACACGTGGGTCTACAGCATTGATGAAGCTCTTCGTAAAGACTGTAGAACGTTTATAGTAATTGGTCCAGTAGATGCAGGTAAGTCGAGTGTAACAGCGCTTATAGCTAACCGCGCTCTTCTTCGTGGGCTGCGTGTGGGCGTCGTAGACGCAGATGTGGGTCAAGCAGATGTGGGTCCACCAGCTTGTGTATCGGCAGCAGAGGCTAGAAGATTCGTTCTCTGGCTTCGCGAGCTACGTGCCGAGTATATGCGGTTCGTAGGTAGCATCACACCGCAACGTGTAGAGCGCCGGATAGTGGCCAGTGTAGTAGAACTAGCCGCAAAGCTACGCTCGGCAGGAGTAGATGTCATAGTTGTTGACACAGATGGATGGATACAGGGTCTGAACTCTCTAGAGTACAAGGCAGAGATGGCTAGATACCTTGCAGCGGACACTGTGTACGTAGTTGGAGACGAGAAGCTATACAAAATGGCCAAGAACATGTTCGCGGGACAGCGCTGTGGCGTATTCTACCTTCCAAGCCCAAGAGTCAAGCACGAGAGAGATCGTGAAGAGAGGCGTAACCTACGTAGTCAGGCATACCGCCGGTATCTGGAACCCCTCTACGAGAGGATAGTCGAACTAGATAAGGTATCCATCTATGGAAGCTGCTTCTTCTCAGGAGAAATCCTCCCCGAAAACCATGCTAAGATGCTCCAAGAACTCTTTCGTGTTCCAGTGATAGCGGCTAGTGAGACATACGACACAGTGTATGTGGTTACAGTTGGTCAGCCTGAGCCAGCAGGCATAGAAAAGGCAGCATCAGTATACCAGAAGCAAGTGTACATACTTGATAAGAACCTGGCGGTAAACGCTCTAGTGTCGCTAATAGGTCCTGACGGCGAGGAGAAGGCGCTAGCTATACTCCGCGATATAGATCCGCGCCGGATGGTTGCAAAACTTGCCACACCATATACTGGCGAAGTTAAGGGATTAGTACTAGGAGGCATAAGGCTTAGCGAGGACTACGAAGAAGCAGGGAGGCCCTTGAGATGCGTAATATAG
- a CDS encoding aconitase X swivel domain-containing protein, producing MSGQPCAQKLCLELRGIVEGRAIGETVVVKNRLSFYGEVDPEKGTLVDGRSIAGKILVMEGGRGSTVGPYILYALSRRGLAPSAIVVVEAEPILVAGAVMASVPLVAGLPRDLLHKLHDGCRVELESVPPKAVLAIEC from the coding sequence ATGAGCGGACAGCCTTGCGCCCAAAAGCTATGCTTGGAACTACGCGGTATCGTAGAGGGTAGGGCTATTGGGGAAACAGTAGTAGTTAAGAACAGACTCTCATTCTATGGCGAAGTAGACCCCGAGAAAGGAACACTAGTCGACGGCCGCAGTATCGCCGGGAAGATACTGGTCATGGAAGGCGGTCGAGGAAGCACGGTAGGTCCTTACATACTCTATGCTCTCTCAAGGCGAGGCTTAGCACCCTCAGCCATAGTAGTGGTAGAAGCAGAGCCTATCCTTGTAGCAGGAGCTGTAATGGCCTCTGTACCACTCGTAGCAGGTCTCCCTAGAGACCTTCTACATAAGCTCCACGACGGATGTCGGGTCGAACTAGAATCCGTCCCGCCGAAGGCGGTACTCGCTATAGAATGCTAG
- a CDS encoding Sjogren's syndrome/scleroderma autoantigen 1 family protein encodes MERRSSPEVVRRMADLLRAGAAMLSERCPLCGLPLFRLKSGEIVCPVHGRVYIVRDESEVSKVTVQGVLEELEKFVAHRISEVIQNAERSPGSDVAEALRSWLDILERTERILNMVTSPKREEERKETNKKSSSGG; translated from the coding sequence GTGGAGAGGAGGAGCAGCCCTGAAGTTGTTAGGCGTATGGCTGACTTGCTGCGTGCCGGCGCTGCTATGCTTTCTGAGCGTTGCCCTCTCTGTGGGCTGCCACTCTTCCGGCTAAAGAGCGGAGAGATTGTCTGCCCTGTCCATGGTAGAGTTTACATTGTACGTGACGAGAGCGAGGTTTCTAAAGTAACTGTGCAAGGCGTACTCGAAGAGCTCGAGAAATTTGTGGCGCACCGTATTAGCGAAGTCATACAGAACGCAGAGAGGAGCCCTGGCAGCGATGTTGCCGAGGCATTGAGGAGCTGGCTTGATATCCTCGAGCGTACCGAGAGGATACTCAACATGGTCACTAGCCCAAAGAGGGAAGAAGAAAGGAAGGAGACTAACAAGAAGTCCTCCTCCGGAGGATAG
- a CDS encoding UPF0147 family protein, translating into MAAPIYDNEAKIRQAIVMLMRIINDTAVPRNIRRAATEAIKQLRDESLSPGVRAANAISILDEISQDPNMPVYARTIIWNVISLLETVRD; encoded by the coding sequence ATGGCAGCCCCCATATACGATAACGAGGCTAAGATAAGACAAGCAATAGTAATGCTAATGAGGATAATAAATGATACAGCTGTTCCGCGAAACATACGCCGTGCAGCAACTGAGGCGATAAAGCAGCTCCGCGACGAGAGTCTAAGCCCTGGTGTACGTGCTGCAAACGCGATAAGTATACTCGACGAGATAAGTCAAGATCCAAATATGCCGGTCTATGCCCGTACGATAATCTGGAACGTTATCTCTCTCCTCGAGACTGTCAGAGACTAG
- a CDS encoding DUF402 domain-containing protein — protein MPGSVVRIRVRGIYATALTKFVLDAGFQVVQPSRVIADRFSLPQLPLPADVTIKNSDNDPSELLIVGYEWAVDKVLEKLRELLPYSFYWRSSLPLHATVKARVKGLIDGVCIAEVAGIDAELIIDREHCESGKNVVASVVRPGVKPGERPRLALGARVLGDYAILMESERPRVTVSEHIRNPEKRAELIALASPYTEQGLSVHWRSSSQHADPQVLEQHLRELRERLLEVREAAEKGEPGVYSVGEAVVLIRLSSVDKLMLDKIRDAVVPTISLHHSVKSTAPSFSTVVDYAEKLKARSVDSNLLSETLLEMLGEKLASSRTVKLVHVKPDGSIIELGRGEVRNVYMERNRLIIVIERRVRNRGVYDGLGVEKEPGDRIVSEIDTGSWIIKHTYYSRDGTVKGIYININTPPEVSEDAIVYLDLEVDVVKKPGEKPRIIDEEDLQRALEAGIITDRLYEKALEEAKKALGG, from the coding sequence GTGCCTGGTAGTGTTGTGAGGATAAGGGTACGCGGTATTTATGCTACTGCCTTGACCAAGTTTGTCCTGGACGCAGGCTTTCAAGTAGTCCAGCCCTCTAGGGTTATAGCTGATCGTTTTAGTCTACCACAGCTACCACTACCAGCCGACGTTACTATAAAGAATAGTGACAATGACCCCTCGGAACTGCTGATAGTCGGCTACGAGTGGGCTGTAGACAAGGTTCTCGAGAAGCTCCGGGAGCTGCTCCCCTATTCGTTCTACTGGCGTTCTAGCCTCCCTCTCCATGCCACAGTGAAAGCACGAGTCAAGGGGCTAATCGATGGCGTGTGCATAGCCGAGGTTGCCGGGATTGATGCCGAGTTAATCATAGACAGAGAGCATTGCGAATCCGGGAAAAATGTAGTGGCATCTGTTGTTAGACCCGGCGTAAAGCCGGGAGAGCGGCCGCGTCTCGCTCTAGGGGCACGGGTTCTCGGAGACTATGCTATACTCATGGAATCTGAGCGGCCACGCGTGACTGTAAGCGAGCATATACGCAATCCAGAGAAGCGAGCCGAACTCATAGCGCTCGCATCACCATATACTGAGCAGGGACTTAGTGTCCATTGGAGGAGTAGTAGCCAGCACGCAGATCCGCAGGTGCTTGAGCAGCATCTCAGGGAGCTTCGCGAGAGGCTTCTCGAGGTACGAGAGGCAGCAGAGAAGGGAGAGCCTGGTGTCTATAGTGTTGGTGAGGCGGTGGTACTTATCCGGCTTAGCAGTGTGGATAAGCTTATGCTCGATAAGATACGCGATGCTGTTGTACCAACAATAAGCCTACACCATAGCGTCAAGAGTACTGCGCCAAGCTTCTCAACTGTAGTAGATTACGCGGAGAAGCTAAAAGCTAGAAGCGTAGACTCAAACCTGTTATCCGAGACCCTTCTAGAGATGCTCGGCGAGAAACTTGCATCCTCGCGCACTGTAAAGCTGGTACACGTTAAGCCCGATGGCAGCATCATAGAACTAGGGCGCGGCGAGGTTAGAAACGTCTACATGGAGCGGAATAGACTTATAATAGTGATTGAGCGTAGGGTGAGGAATCGTGGTGTCTACGACGGACTTGGGGTAGAGAAGGAGCCTGGCGACAGAATAGTGTCTGAAATAGACACTGGCTCCTGGATTATAAAACACACCTACTACTCCCGCGATGGCACTGTGAAAGGCATATACATCAACATAAACACGCCCCCAGAGGTCTCCGAGGACGCTATAGTCTACCTTGACCTAGAAGTCGACGTGGTCAAGAAACCTGGAGAGAAGCCCCGCATAATAGACGAGGAAGATCTACAGAGAGCCCTAGAAGCCGGGATTATAACTGATAGACTTTACGAGAAGGCTTTAGAGGAGGCTAAGAAGGCGTTAGGAGGTTAA
- a CDS encoding aconitase X, producing MYLTREEERILNGEEGPARQLAMKLIVRVGEALGAERLVKVAHVHASGISYSNIGDYGLEFIETLARDGKVSVYSTFNPAGFPLGEKPPYPVPETHVEKQRRIIGALLRMGFELSATCIPYMLRKPRPGEHLAWGESSAVAVANTLYGARTNREGGPVALAAALVGRIYLWGLHLGENRRPTVLVRVNTGVDDELDAGVLGYLVGKNLSGELPYIDVRMKARRQVISLCAAAAAAGNTAMCIVRGISPEDRGVPTGVEKIVVDGDALRRAREEVETASIEEAELFFTGCPHHSSDVVEKVVELLEARSVTRLRRPVWIAVPGNMGESLRRYGEWLRRRGVYLLPGTCLVVGTLRKSGIRAIATDSVKTAFYMPRRHGVRVALASLKEFIEAHAS from the coding sequence TTGTACTTGACACGCGAAGAGGAGCGTATACTCAACGGCGAGGAGGGGCCAGCCCGCCAGCTAGCGATGAAGCTAATAGTGCGTGTAGGCGAAGCCCTCGGTGCCGAGCGCCTTGTGAAAGTAGCACATGTACATGCAAGCGGAATCTCCTACAGCAACATAGGAGACTATGGGTTAGAGTTCATAGAGACCCTTGCCAGGGATGGAAAGGTATCAGTCTACTCCACTTTCAATCCAGCAGGATTTCCCTTGGGTGAGAAGCCACCCTACCCGGTGCCTGAGACACATGTGGAGAAGCAGAGGCGAATCATAGGTGCGCTTCTCCGCATGGGGTTCGAGCTGAGCGCCACATGTATTCCCTACATGTTGCGTAAGCCGCGTCCGGGCGAGCACCTGGCATGGGGCGAGTCAAGCGCAGTAGCTGTGGCCAACACTCTCTACGGTGCCAGGACGAACAGAGAAGGTGGACCCGTAGCGCTCGCGGCAGCATTAGTGGGGAGAATATACCTCTGGGGCCTACACCTGGGCGAGAACCGGCGACCCACAGTACTCGTGAGAGTAAATACCGGTGTCGATGACGAGCTCGATGCCGGTGTGCTAGGCTACCTGGTGGGCAAGAACCTCTCCGGTGAGTTGCCCTACATCGACGTGAGGATGAAGGCTAGACGACAAGTAATCTCCCTATGTGCAGCGGCAGCTGCCGCAGGAAACACAGCCATGTGTATCGTTAGGGGTATCTCGCCGGAAGACCGTGGCGTGCCTACTGGTGTCGAGAAGATTGTAGTTGATGGAGATGCATTGAGGAGGGCACGGGAAGAGGTGGAGACAGCCAGTATAGAGGAGGCAGAGCTATTCTTCACAGGCTGCCCTCACCATAGCAGCGATGTTGTAGAGAAGGTTGTAGAGCTACTTGAGGCTCGTAGTGTAACTAGGCTTAGGCGCCCCGTCTGGATAGCAGTGCCTGGCAACATGGGGGAGTCTCTACGGAGATATGGAGAGTGGCTTAGGAGGCGCGGAGTCTACCTGCTTCCTGGTACGTGCCTAGTGGTCGGTACGCTCCGGAAGTCGGGCATAAGAGCTATAGCTACTGATTCCGTCAAGACAGCCTTCTATATGCCCAGGAGGCACGGCGTCAGAGTGGCGCTGGCCTCGCTCAAGGAGTTCATAGAGGCGCATGCCTCGTAG
- a CDS encoding ribbon-helix-helix protein, CopG family — MQRIVTFKIEEDMLAILDRYARMRRLTRSEVIREAIERLLRSEGIEVPKRPSPPRYDPRAPLIEIPV; from the coding sequence ATGCAGAGGATAGTCACATTCAAAATAGAGGAGGATATGCTAGCAATTCTAGACCGCTACGCAAGGATGCGCAGACTCACAAGGAGCGAAGTAATAAGGGAAGCCATAGAGAGGCTGCTACGGAGCGAGGGCATAGAGGTTCCGAAGAGGCCTTCCCCACCAAGGTATGACCCACGCGCACCATTAATAGAGATTCCAGTATAA
- a CDS encoding UbiD family decarboxylase has translation MRNIEASVENYLEAMKEQGAAIAEVSEELEPSYEAARIIKQYDGQRIVVFNVRGYNWPFVSNLIANREVLYKALGASSDREAYTVLAKASSSPAQSFREEVFSEYFEHVGEDLSLLPALRFYDRDGGLYITSSMFVACREGVCNASIHRIMVSDDKSYAAVRVVPRHLYRMLREAGEKGLPVAVVIGTDPRVLLAASTSPPYGVFELGMAASMLGGLAVCRTPRYNLPVPCGASMIVEARLGPDRAREGPFVDLLQLYDDVRQEPILHVEGVYVNKMYKPYMHTILPGGYEHMILMGFPREAAIYEAVSRAVAHVVKVRLTPAGGMWLHAVVSIEKQHDGDGKSAGLAALAAHPSLKHVVVVDSDIDPDDPRQVEWAIATRLQADRGLVVIPAARGSTLDPSARDGLTYKLLVDATIPIHERGKYVRPTIGGRG, from the coding sequence ATGCGTAATATAGAGGCGTCGGTCGAGAATTACCTAGAAGCTATGAAGGAGCAGGGTGCTGCTATAGCAGAGGTGTCGGAAGAACTCGAACCTAGTTACGAGGCAGCTAGGATTATAAAGCAGTATGACGGTCAGCGCATTGTAGTGTTTAATGTTAGGGGCTATAACTGGCCCTTTGTATCCAACTTGATTGCCAACCGTGAAGTGCTCTACAAGGCGCTTGGCGCCTCGAGCGATCGGGAGGCCTACACTGTATTAGCTAAGGCGTCTTCCTCGCCAGCCCAGAGCTTCCGCGAAGAAGTCTTCAGCGAGTATTTTGAGCATGTCGGAGAAGATCTATCCCTTTTACCGGCGCTGCGGTTCTATGATAGAGATGGAGGATTATATATAACGTCGTCGATGTTCGTGGCTTGTCGCGAGGGTGTGTGCAATGCATCTATACACCGCATCATGGTGAGTGATGATAAGAGCTATGCGGCTGTCCGTGTAGTTCCTCGGCACCTCTACCGAATGCTCCGCGAGGCAGGTGAAAAGGGGCTCCCAGTGGCAGTAGTCATAGGCACTGATCCCCGTGTGCTGCTAGCAGCCTCCACGAGTCCGCCCTATGGTGTATTCGAGCTGGGCATGGCAGCTAGCATGCTAGGAGGGCTAGCGGTGTGTCGTACACCGCGCTATAACTTGCCAGTTCCGTGCGGTGCCTCTATGATAGTGGAAGCTAGGCTTGGTCCTGATCGGGCTCGAGAGGGACCCTTCGTAGATCTCCTACAGCTCTACGACGATGTCCGCCAGGAGCCGATTCTTCACGTCGAAGGAGTCTATGTTAACAAGATGTACAAGCCATACATGCACACGATATTGCCTGGTGGTTACGAGCACATGATATTGATGGGGTTCCCTCGCGAGGCGGCGATATACGAGGCAGTCTCGCGTGCAGTAGCACACGTTGTTAAAGTGAGACTTACACCGGCCGGTGGTATGTGGTTACATGCAGTTGTCTCTATTGAGAAACAACATGATGGTGATGGTAAATCTGCGGGATTGGCAGCGCTAGCAGCGCATCCAAGCCTCAAACACGTAGTAGTAGTAGACAGTGACATAGACCCTGACGATCCTAGACAGGTAGAATGGGCTATCGCTACGCGTCTCCAGGCAGACCGGGGACTAGTAGTCATACCTGCTGCACGCGGCTCCACACTCGACCCAAGTGCCCGGGATGGACTCACGTACAAACTCCTAGTGGATGCTACAATACCGATACACGAGCGAGGTAAGTACGTAAGGCCGACTATCGGGGGCAGGGGCTAG